In Fusarium falciforme chromosome 9, complete sequence, the sequence GACGCCCAGATCTGGGTACCGCTCAATCAAACCCAACCACCCAACAAGCTGTTAGTCGTCTCACCTTGCTGCACGTGCCACCAACAAGCCGCTGTCTCGTCTCGCACTGTAAGCCGTCCTGCAGCCGTCAACCTCGATTCCTTGTCTTGTCGCATCCATCCTGCTTCAACCTCACGTTACAGCGTATTTTGCTACAGATTGCGCCAGAATCGGCTCTTGCGACCATGTATCCCTCTTGAATCCTCTTGCTGGCCGTTTCCATTTTATTTTCTAGAATCCCGACCCCCGGATCTAGGACACTGCTCCCCCGGCGCTTCTAATGTTTGCGACGTCATATTCATCATCTAGACAATGGCATTCCTCGAGGATCCGCGCCTGCGCCAACGCTGGAACCAAATCACCCACGACGCCGAAGCGGTAACCGAGAATGCTGCAGCCGGCATCTGGTCTTTTCAGCATCACTACATCAATCCCTGCTTCTCATCGCTCGCAAACTCGTTTGAACAATGCACGGCTGTCTGCCTTGGCGACCCAGAGGAGCGCTTACGTAGGCGCAGGGAACGAGAGCGCACTCGGGGGAGGGCAGAATACAGCTTCGACTTTTATGACGATTGGTACGAGGATGAACAGAATGGGAGTTTGTTTGGGACTTGGGGAAATGAAGACTGGGAGAGACTCCTGGCAGGGACCGGCAGTCAACGAAGAAATACTGGAGAGACTTTGGAGCAACCCCGGAGGAAGCGAGGCATGAGTTACGGTACACGAGGTGGACGACGGAAACCTAGCGAGAACGACGACCCGACCGTTATACCAAGTACCCAACCGATTGGGTTCCTAAGCAAACTGCCCTGGAAGATGGGCGGTACTCTGCGATACAAACCTAGTGCGGCAGATCTGCAAGACCACCCACAGAGACACGGCGAAGGCGAGGCAGAGCCGTTGCTTGGCTCCGATGAAGACCATGACCATGGAAATCTGCCTACGACTAGGAAACGAAGCGGGACGACAGGGTCGGGAGATACATCGGATTCTTATCGATCAAGAGGGGATCTATTCCCGAGCGATGGTGAAGGTGAAGAGGATGCAATTCCGCTTGATGACGAGGTGACATACGACATGGTGAGGAAGGACGACAGGAGTAGTGGACGAAGTGGTGGAAGTGGCCGAAGCGCCAGAACGATTGGCAAGGGAAAGCGGCCGGCGATTGGGTTGGCTGGTTCAAGAACTGTCTCAAGGACGACACTGGTGTCTGTTGCGTCGAGAGATTCGTTACGCATGGGTCGCCGATCCACGTCGTTTCTCGCTGGCTCTGACATTGATGACGTGCCGTCTCTGCAAGATCTGGAGCGAGAAGAGCAGATGCtgcaagaggaagaagatgaagaagtagCAAGGAAAAAAGAGGCTGCTGCACAACTTGCGGCTGAGATGGGCCTTGCAGGGACAAGTCCTGGTATACAATCGGTGCCTGAACCCAAGCCCGAGGTGGCAGAGGATGAGGTCTATGAAGGCGACCCCGGCAAGAATGTTTCCGAAGAGCGTATGGAGGAGGTCAGCAATGAACTTCATGTGCCCAAGACACGTGGAGCGGAAGATGCAGCAAGGAGCCCGAAGGCACCAGCAGGCGCAAAACCGCCAGAGAACCCGGCGTTTGTGCCAGCGCGTTTACCACACTTTCAATGAGAAGATGATCAGTTTGTGATGGGAAGGCATGGAGGATATGCATGCAGCTTGAAGCAGCACGGAGTCAAGGGAGATTTTGATACGAGCGAGGCAGCGCTGTTTACCGATGACAAGTCCCAACCTGGGCTGTAAGACTAATGAAACGTGGTAACGATGCACAGCGGTTCTTACCACGACGAATTTGAAGTATATATGATACCAACTTGAGAAGGATGGGAACTTGACAGTTATGGCTGGGTCTGTCATTGGCAAAGAGGAAGGGAAAGACAATTGCAGATGTAGCAACATTGAGCATTTGCTATTCCTCACATGACTTGCACGGTCTTGAATATCAGTTTCGAGTTGATTCTAGGCAATGATCCTCATTCTGGGCCGATCACCATGTGAATGAAGTGCTCCCCAATGCGGAAATGCCTCGGGCTTGAGCCGATCTCCCCGCATACAACCCCGGTTGATCAAGGTAAAGCCGGATCCCCCGCAAACCGGGTATTACTTGTACACGGGAGGCTGACGAGAGGCTGAGACAGTAAATAAGAAGTTTCTTCTTTGTTATCACttaaacttatttatctcctgGATTGATTCGGCGATTAAACTTGTCACTTACACCACCTTCACCATGACGACCCCAGGCCCCATCACAACACCTCTCACCTCCCTGCTGGGCATCCAGCATCCCATCGTCCTCGCCGGCATGGCCAGGACATCCGGAGGCCGCCTTGCTGCCGCGGTATCCAACGCCGGCGGACTGGGTGTCATCGGCGGCTTCATGTACACGCCCGACCAGCTCCGTGAGATCATCGCCGAGATGAAGGCTAATTTTTCACGACCTGACCTGCCGTTTGGCGTCGACCTCGCGCTACCTCAGATTGGAGGGAACGCGCGAAAGACGAACCATGATTACACGGGTGGAAAGTTGGATGAGCTGATTGATATCACTATTGAGAGCGGTGCCAAGTTGTTTGTTAGTGCGGTTGGTGTGCCGCCTAAGGAGGTGATTGAGAGGCTTCATGACAAGGGGATTTTGGTGATGAACATGGTTGGACATCCAAAGCATGCGGTGAGTTTGGTCAAGGCACTTGATTGCTGTCCGCTAACGCAGCTTGTTAGGTGAAAGcgcttgagcttggtgtcGACATGGTCTGCGCTCAGGGCGGCGAAGGAGGCGGCCACACAGGCGATGTTGCCAACTCGGTCCTTATCCCTGCTGTTGCAGACGTGGCAGCCAAGTAtcaccctcctcttctcaagGGTCTTCCTGCGCTGGTGCTCGCGGCAGGTGGAATTTCGTCTGGACGCAGCCTTGCGAGCTCGCTGATGCAGGGAGCGGCTGGTGTTTGGGTTGGCACGCGGTTTGTGGCCTCTGTTGAGGCGGGATGCAGTGAGGAGCACAAGAACGAGGTTGTCTCGTGTGGATTTGATGAGACGCAGCGGACACTTGTGATATCTGGAAGGccgttgaggatgaagacgaatGAGTATATTCGGAAGTGGCACGACAAGCCCGAAGAGATACGACAGCTATGCGATAAGGGAGTGGTACCTCTCGAGCACGACCTCGATGAAGGGGCAGATGTAGACTTGCCTTATCTCATGGGGCAGGTTGCTGGAGCCATCACGAGCGTGCAGCCAGCTGGGGAGATTGTCGATgagatggtcaaggaggCGGTTGAGATGCTGAAGCTAGGGGGGACGTATCTGACGGCCAAGCCCAGGCTGTGATGACGTGGTGAACATGAGATGAGTTGAGAGAGTTTACCCAAAGCGGTGTTTACtgcttattattagtattgtCTGAATCAACGTCAGTGAATCACGGCCACTTTCACTTGCAAAGACTCCTCAGACTGCCAAACAATCATTCACAATACGTACCAACTCACCTACCCCTCTAGCCTAACCAGCACAGTGATTCAAACACCGTCCAGTCTTTCATTGTTCATCCAGTACTGCAGGCTATTCACAAACTGCGAGGCACGGTTCAATGGGGGCAAACGTCCAGACGAAACCGCCTCTTGATGCAGCCCACGGACCCTTTTGGCTATTCTCAATCACTTGCAGAGTGCGACTATAAATGAGTTGATCTGAACCTTCACTTTGGCTTTTTGCTTTTGATCTTGAGAGTTTCCTTTTACGTCGCAGGCTTCTCCTCGATTACGCTTGAGCAGTCTTGATACTCCTTTGGTTCATTCGACTTGGTCTTTTGTTCACTTTAAATCATTGAGAAAACTTCATTCAACTCTTGGACTTGTTCCCA encodes:
- a CDS encoding NMO domain-containing protein, producing the protein MTTPGPITTPLTSLLGIQHPIVLAGMARTSGGRLAAAVSNAGGLGVIGGFMYTPDQLREIIAEMKANFSRPDLPFGVDLALPQIGGNARKTNHDYTGGKLDELIDITIESGAKLFVSAVGVPPKEVIERLHDKGILVMNMVGHPKHAVKALELGVDMVCAQGGEGGGHTGDVANSVLIPAVADVAAKYHPPLLKGLPALVLAAGGISSGRSLASSLMQGAAGVWVGTRFVASVEAGCSEEHKNEVVSCGFDETQRTLVISGRPLRMKTNEYIRKWHDKPEEIRQLCDKGVVPLEHDLDEGADVDLPYLMGQVAGAITSVQPAGEIVDEMVKEAVEMLKLGGTYLTAKPRL